A segment of the Candidatus Brocadiaceae bacterium genome:
CCGCACGCTGCGCGACCTGCTGGGCTACCACTACTACACCGAGCTGGCCCACAGCGCCGGGATGCCGCGCGACGCCCTGGCGCCCGAACGGCCCGACGGGCAGGTGATCCCCGAGATGGTGCGCGCCCTGGCCGCCATCGACAACACGGTCCAGTACGGCTGGCTGATCGAGCTGGCCCGGCAGTTGTTCGGCTTCCCGGACCGCCGCCTCACCGAGGCCAACTGGGAGGGCCTGGCCCGGTCTGTGGCCGCCGCCGCCGAGCGGCCCGGGCGGGCCGCCGAGATCATGGAGCAGTCGAACCTGGAGCGCGTCTTCCTGACCAACGAGGTGGACGAGGACCTGAGCGCCATCGACGGCCGCCTCTTCGTGCCCTCGCTCCGCGTCGACGGGCTGGTGCTGAAGCTGCACGAGCCGGAAGTGCGCGCGGCGCTCGAACGGGGCAGCGGCGTGGCCGTCGGGGACGCCGCCGGCCTGCACCGGGCGCTCGGGGCCGTGATGGACCGGTTCCGGGCGGCCGGCGCGCGCAGCGTCTCCATGTCGCTGCCGCCCGAGTTCCGGATGGTGGAGAGCACGCCGGAGGGGTTCGAGCGCGCCCTGGGCGCCGCCCTGCGCGGCGAGCCGGGCGAGGCGGCCCGGGAACGCGTGCTGCGCTCGGGGATGATGCGGGCGCTCTCCGGGCTGTGCCGGGACTTCGGGTTCCCGTTCCAGATCATGTACGGCGTCGAGCGCATGGCCTATCCGGCGGGCGTGCCGGCCGGCACGGACCTGCCGCGGGCGGGCGACACGCTGCGGGGGCTCCTGCCGCTGATGAACGAGTTCCCGGGCGTAACCTACTGCCTCTCGGTCCTGACCGACAGCCAGGCGCAGGAGCTGGCCGCCTACGGCTGGATCGTGCAGAACGTGGTGCTCAGCGGCCACTGGTGGTACCTGAACGTGCCGGCCTACATGGCGCGCAACCTGGCGGGGCGGCTCCAGTGCGTGCCCAAGACGAAGCTGATCGGCTACTACAGCGACATGTACAAGCTGGAGTTCGGCCTGGCCAAGTTCGACATGTACCGCCGCGTGCTGGCGGGCGTGCTGGCCGCAGACTTCGTCGAGGCCGGCCTGGGCACCGAGGAGGACGCCGTGCGGATCGCGCACCTGCTGCTGCGCGAGAACCCGAAGCGCATCTTCAGCCTGTGAGGCGACGCCGCATGAACGGGCAGACGCACGCAGGCCGCATGGTCGTGTTCTGCGGCATCGACGGCAGCGGCAAGGCGACGCAGACGCGCCTCCTGGCCGAGCGGGCGGAGGCGGCGGGCCGCCGCGTGCACACGATCTCCTTCCCGCGCTACGGGCAGGGGCTGTTCGCCAACCTGATCGAGAGCTACCTGCGCGGCGACTTTGCACCCCGCGCGGCCGACGTGGACCCGCGCCTGGCCGCCCTGCCCTACGCCATGGACCGCTGGCAGGCGGCCCCGCAACTGCGCCGGTGGCTGGCCGAGGACGCGCTCGTCATCTGCAACCGCTACACGGCCGCCAACATGGCCCACCAGGGCGCCAAGCTGCCCCGCGCCGAAGACCGTGCGGCCTTCTACCGCTGGGTGGCCGACCTCGAATACGACGCGCTCGGCCTGCCGCGCCCCGACGCCCAGATACTGCTGGACCTGCCCCCGGGCGTCGCCGCCGGGCTCGTGCGCGGGCGCGACCGGCAGGCCGGCCAGACCGTCCAGGGCGACATCCACGAGGCGGACGCAGGGTACCTCCAGGCGACAGCCCGCGCATACGCCGAGGTGGCCGCCGGCACGCCGGGCCCGTGGCTTGCCGTCCAATGCGTCCGCGACGGCCGGCTGCTGAGCCCCGATCTCATCGCCGAACACGTCCGGGCTTCCCTGCTCCGGGCGGTGCCGGGTATACTATAGCAGCCCGTGTTGAGGGAACCCGCGCAGAGGAAGGGAACACATGAAACGCCATGCCTGGATCCTGACGGCCGCTCTCCTGGCCCTGTCCGGCTGCCTCTTCCGACCCGACACGGTGCCCCTGAAGCCGGCGGACCTGACGCCCGTCGCCGGCCCCCGGGATGCCGGCATCTGGGGCGCGGTGGATGCGGCCCTGCCGGTGGAGGAATCGCCCCGGACGCGCTACCTGAACGCCTCGGACGCGCGCCGGTGCCCGAAGCTGAACCTGCTGACCGAGACGGGCGGAGACATCAAGCTCCGGCCGGGCGAGAGGGGATTCGCCGAACGCGGCACGGTCACCCTGGTGGTCTTCTGCCAGCTCGAGGTGGGCGAAGGGCGCGCCGCCGCACAGCACGTCAGCGACCTGGTGAGCAAGTACGGCCGCTACGGCGTCCGCGCCGTCGGCATCGTGCCCCGAACCCCGCGGTCCCTGGAACTCGCCCGCGTCTTCCCCGACCGCATGGGCCTCCAGTTCCCGATCTACTTCGACGTTCTGAAGGGCCTGAAGGCGATGCGCAAGGCGGTCGGCGCCGACGACGAACTCAGCAAGCTCGTGGCGATCTTCATCGTGGACCGTGAGCAGCGCGTGCGCTTCTACCGGGGCGAGTTCCCCTTCGTGGAGCAGGTCGGAGGCCGCAGGGGCACGCAGCCCGTGCGCCGCCTCGGCCAGCACGACGAGGTGCTGCCGTCGGGCGCCGTGACGCTCGTGGAGAGCACCCCGGAGGGCCGCCGCGTCGAGGACTACCTGCGGATCATCCTCAGCGAGTCCTACTGACCCCCGCCCCCGGGCCGTCAGCGCGTCGCGCGCTCGAAACGGGCCATCACCTGGCCGCGCCGGAACACGGTCACACGCCCGGTCGACTCCGAGATCACGACCGAGACCGCCTGTGTGCTCAGGCTGATCGCCAGGGCCGCCGCGTGCCGCGCCCCCAGGCCCGACTGCAGCCCCGGCGCCGCGTCCTCCGCCCGGATGTAGGCGCCGAAGGCCATGATCACGCCGTCGCCGCGGATCAGGCAGGCCCCGTCGATGCGCGAGAACTCCTTGATGGTCTCCTCCAGGCCCGGATCCAGCACGTTGCGCTCGTTCTCGGCGTAGCCCCGGAAAGGGTTGATGACGAGCTGGTAGCAGCGCCTCTGCACGTTCGGGTAGTCGCCCAGGATGAACGTCGTGCCCAGGGGCCGGCCCTCGCGCCCCTCGCGCGCCAGCGCAGCCGCGAGCCCCAGCACGCGGTCGAAGACGTGCGGGCGGATCCTGCCGGCCTCCAGCTCCGAGAGCAACGACACCAGCACGTCGAACCGCCGCCCCACGTCCACCGCCTCGACCACGTCCATGCGGCCCGCCTCGCCCGACAGGCACACCACGGTGTCCTCGCCCGCGATCAGCCCCTGGGAGAGCGCGAACAGGAACGCCAGCCGGACGCGGTGCTCGCGCCGCAGCCCGTAGCCGGGGGTGACCAGCAACGTCGCCGCCTCCAGCCCCTCCGGCAGTTGCGCGCGGGGATCGCTGCAGACGACCAGCAGCGGCACCTCGCCCTCCCCGC
Coding sequences within it:
- a CDS encoding amidohydrolase; the encoded protein is MAGSTDLRKRLLAEVMRIRAVDVHSHVPAAQPHARTLRDLLGYHYYTELAHSAGMPRDALAPERPDGQVIPEMVRALAAIDNTVQYGWLIELARQLFGFPDRRLTEANWEGLARSVAAAAERPGRAAEIMEQSNLERVFLTNEVDEDLSAIDGRLFVPSLRVDGLVLKLHEPEVRAALERGSGVAVGDAAGLHRALGAVMDRFRAAGARSVSMSLPPEFRMVESTPEGFERALGAALRGEPGEAARERVLRSGMMRALSGLCRDFGFPFQIMYGVERMAYPAGVPAGTDLPRAGDTLRGLLPLMNEFPGVTYCLSVLTDSQAQELAAYGWIVQNVVLSGHWWYLNVPAYMARNLAGRLQCVPKTKLIGYYSDMYKLEFGLAKFDMYRRVLAGVLAADFVEAGLGTEEDAVRIAHLLLRENPKRIFSL
- a CDS encoding thymidylate kinase, with the protein product MNGQTHAGRMVVFCGIDGSGKATQTRLLAERAEAAGRRVHTISFPRYGQGLFANLIESYLRGDFAPRAADVDPRLAALPYAMDRWQAAPQLRRWLAEDALVICNRYTAANMAHQGAKLPRAEDRAAFYRWVADLEYDALGLPRPDAQILLDLPPGVAAGLVRGRDRQAGQTVQGDIHEADAGYLQATARAYAEVAAGTPGPWLAVQCVRDGRLLSPDLIAEHVRASLLRAVPGIL
- a CDS encoding PTS transporter subunit EIIA — encoded protein: MPLSDYVTRARTVFLRSSSKPGVLREMLEVLRAGEGQVDVEAVMGALDARERLLSSRIAPGIALPHAFLPGYGKPLVAVGFSPDGVPWDSPGGERVNLVILSVCGREHGDEHVAMLADVANALRRPAVLEGIRRAASAEEVWDILQSPPREDAASAAVGHVALGVSRTMLRHARSLAREARAARLMIIAEEGLDLRLLEGGEGEVPLLVVCSDPRAQLPEGLEAATLLVTPGYGLRREHRVRLAFLFALSQGLIAGEDTVVCLSGEAGRMDVVEAVDVGRRFDVLVSLLSELEAGRIRPHVFDRVLGLAAALAREGREGRPLGTTFILGDYPNVQRRCYQLVINPFRGYAENERNVLDPGLEETIKEFSRIDGACLIRGDGVIMAFGAYIRAEDAAPGLQSGLGARHAAALAISLSTQAVSVVISESTGRVTVFRRGQVMARFERATR